One segment of Nostoc flagelliforme CCNUN1 DNA contains the following:
- a CDS encoding M16 family metallopeptidase, with protein sequence MSQQLTNTLFPASVFRLDSGLTFIHQEIPTTPVVVADVWVRAGASLEPEPWFGMAHFLEHMIFKGTATLPPGMFDSKVENRGGVSNAATSYDYAHYSLTTAAPYLKDTLPYLGELLLNAAIPEDEFSRERDVVLEEIRSCQDDSDWIGFQALIQSIYPHHPYGRSVLGTEQELMQQSPEAMRCFHRTHYQPENMTVVIAGGITQQPAWEMVNSSFADFAERSNCPQFEKVTKPVITGIHRQELYLPRIEQARLLMAWLVPGVEEIRAGFGLDLLSVLLAEGRTSRLVRDLREDLQLVQGIYSSFSLQRESSLFTITAWLEPENLEEVESLICAHLDDLQTTGISEQELARTRRLLCNEYAFSTETPNQLTGLYGYYNTIAQAELAVTYPQQIQSFDAKELQKLAKQYLSLENYAVTVLKPC encoded by the coding sequence TTGTCACAACAACTAACTAATACGCTATTTCCAGCCTCAGTCTTCCGATTAGACAGTGGTTTAACTTTTATTCATCAAGAGATTCCCACTACCCCTGTAGTTGTGGCGGATGTTTGGGTACGTGCTGGAGCAAGCCTAGAGCCAGAACCGTGGTTTGGCATGGCGCACTTTTTAGAACACATGATTTTTAAAGGTACGGCGACGCTACCCCCTGGAATGTTCGATTCTAAAGTTGAAAATCGGGGAGGCGTGAGTAATGCGGCGACAAGCTATGATTATGCTCATTATTCTCTCACCACAGCTGCCCCTTATTTAAAAGATACTCTGCCCTACTTGGGAGAGCTACTGCTCAATGCGGCAATTCCAGAAGATGAATTTAGCCGCGAACGAGACGTAGTGCTAGAGGAAATTCGCTCTTGTCAGGACGATTCTGACTGGATAGGCTTTCAAGCACTGATTCAAAGCATATATCCGCATCATCCTTATGGACGTTCGGTGTTGGGTACTGAGCAAGAACTGATGCAGCAATCGCCAGAAGCAATGCGCTGCTTTCACCGCACTCACTATCAGCCGGAAAACATGACGGTGGTAATTGCAGGAGGTATAACCCAGCAACCAGCTTGGGAAATGGTAAATAGTTCATTTGCTGATTTTGCTGAACGCTCTAATTGTCCGCAGTTTGAGAAAGTGACAAAGCCAGTAATAACGGGTATTCATCGTCAAGAACTGTATTTACCACGCATAGAACAAGCACGATTATTGATGGCGTGGCTGGTTCCTGGAGTAGAAGAAATCCGCGCTGGCTTTGGTTTAGATTTGTTGTCAGTGTTATTGGCAGAAGGGCGGACTTCGCGTTTAGTGCGTGATTTACGAGAAGATTTGCAATTGGTACAGGGGATTTACAGTAGTTTTTCTCTACAACGGGAATCAAGTTTATTTACAATTACTGCCTGGTTGGAACCAGAAAACCTGGAGGAAGTTGAGTCCTTAATTTGCGCTCATTTGGATGATTTGCAGACTACAGGAATTAGCGAACAGGAACTTGCTCGTACACGCAGACTGCTATGTAATGAGTATGCGTTTTCTACCGAAACGCCAAATCAGCTTACAGGGCTTTATGGGTATTACAATACCATCGCCCAAGCTGAATTAGCTGTGACATATCCCCAGCAGATTCAGTCTTTTGATGCCAAAGAACTGCAAAAATTAGCTAAACAATATCTCTCGCTGGAGAATTACGCGGTTACTGTACTTAAACCGTGTTAG
- a CDS encoding pentapeptide repeat-containing protein, with product MLLRQGLALLLGIIIWCVADPALAVDWTHPLSFSNAELSRRDFSGDSLQAAEFSNANMELANFSNADLRGAVMSASVMTNANLHGADLTNAMVDQVNLTKADLSDAVFKEALLLRAIFSDVNIDGADFTDAILDRAQIKELCGKASGVNSKTGVQTRDSLGCQ from the coding sequence ATGTTATTGCGGCAAGGGTTGGCGTTGCTTTTAGGAATTATTATATGGTGCGTGGCTGATCCCGCACTGGCAGTAGACTGGACTCATCCGCTTTCATTTAGCAATGCAGAGTTGTCAAGACGTGATTTTTCTGGTGACAGCTTGCAAGCTGCGGAGTTTTCTAACGCCAATATGGAACTGGCTAACTTTTCTAACGCTGACTTGCGGGGAGCAGTCATGAGTGCTTCGGTGATGACAAATGCAAATCTCCACGGAGCTGATTTAACTAATGCAATGGTCGATCAGGTAAACTTGACTAAGGCAGATTTGAGTGATGCAGTTTTCAAAGAAGCTCTTTTGCTCCGCGCCATATTTAGTGATGTGAATATAGACGGTGCAGATTTTACAGATGCAATTTTGGATAGAGCGCAAATCAAAGAACTGTGCGGTAAAGCCAGTGGTGTGAATTCCAAAACAGGCGTGCAAACTCGTGATTCTCTAGGATGTCAATGA
- a CDS encoding 5-(carboxyamino)imidazole ribonucleotide synthase yields the protein MKRVGVIGGGQLAWMMADAAQKLGVELVVQTPSEHDPAVSIAKETVFAPVDDATATEILAQKCDVITFENEFVNLDALSVLAHQGVSFRPRLEALAPLLDKYHQRCYLRDLGLPVPQFFALDDVENLKSQIEYLGFPIVLKSRRHGYDGQGTFIIQDFATLEQKLSDETTTQSLNQSLFLLEEFVPFERELAIIAARSVEGEIVTYPVVETQQEQQVCRRVIAPAEITPTQAAEIQAIAHTLLNSLEVVGIFGIELFLGTNGKVLVNEIAPRTHNSGHFSIDACETSQFEQHLRGVCGLPLGNPALQCAGAVMVNLLGYENSHSDYQSQRQQIAEIPQAHVHWYGKTESRPGRKLGHVTVLLDNQNREQAIAIAHSIESIWYPR from the coding sequence ATGAAACGTGTTGGTGTAATTGGTGGCGGACAACTTGCCTGGATGATGGCGGATGCAGCACAAAAGCTAGGAGTAGAATTGGTAGTACAAACTCCTAGTGAACACGACCCGGCTGTGTCAATTGCGAAAGAAACTGTTTTCGCCCCAGTTGATGATGCAACTGCTACGGAAATATTAGCTCAAAAATGCGATGTCATCACCTTTGAAAACGAATTTGTTAACTTAGATGCTTTATCTGTTTTAGCACACCAAGGCGTTTCTTTTCGTCCCAGATTAGAAGCTTTAGCTCCTCTTTTAGATAAATATCATCAGCGTTGCTATTTACGCGACTTGGGCTTACCTGTTCCTCAATTTTTCGCCCTTGACGATGTAGAAAATCTCAAATCACAAATAGAATATCTAGGTTTTCCAATAGTTTTGAAATCCCGCCGCCACGGTTACGATGGTCAAGGTACTTTCATAATTCAGGATTTTGCTACTTTAGAGCAAAAGCTAAGTGATGAAACCACGACACAAAGTTTAAATCAATCACTTTTCTTGTTAGAAGAATTTGTCCCTTTTGAAAGAGAACTAGCAATAATTGCAGCTCGTTCTGTAGAGGGTGAAATTGTAACTTATCCAGTGGTAGAAACCCAACAAGAACAACAAGTGTGTCGGCGGGTAATTGCGCCAGCCGAAATTACGCCTACTCAAGCAGCAGAAATTCAAGCGATCGCACATACTCTATTAAATAGCCTAGAAGTCGTAGGTATTTTTGGAATTGAGCTATTTCTGGGTACTAATGGCAAAGTCCTGGTAAATGAAATTGCACCGCGTACCCACAATTCTGGGCATTTTTCTATTGACGCCTGTGAAACTTCGCAGTTTGAGCAGCACCTGAGAGGTGTTTGTGGTTTACCTTTAGGAAATCCGGCTTTGCAATGCGCTGGCGCTGTGATGGTGAACCTACTGGGGTATGAAAATTCTCACAGCGACTACCAAAGCCAGCGTCAACAAATAGCAGAAATTCCCCAGGCGCACGTTCACTGGTATGGGAAGACAGAATCACGTCCTGGGCGGAAGTTGGGGCATGTTACCGTTTTACTAGATAATCAGAATCGAGAGCAAGCGATCGCCATCGCCCACAGCATAGAATCTATCTGGTATCCCAGGTAA
- the clpS gene encoding ATP-dependent Clp protease adapter ClpS — MLMTLSAEVYGMATAPTKAPERSNQVTRKTYPNYKVIVLNDDFNTFQHVSECLMKYIPGMTGDRAWDLTNQVHYEGQAIVWVGPQEPAELYHQQLHRAGLTMAPLEAA; from the coding sequence ATGCTTATGACACTTTCAGCAGAGGTTTACGGGATGGCCACAGCACCAACTAAAGCTCCTGAACGGTCTAATCAAGTTACCCGTAAGACTTATCCGAATTACAAAGTTATTGTATTAAACGATGATTTTAATACATTTCAACATGTTAGTGAATGTTTGATGAAATATATTCCAGGGATGACTGGCGATCGCGCATGGGATCTAACTAATCAGGTACACTATGAAGGTCAAGCGATCGTCTGGGTCGGGCCCCAAGAACCTGCGGAACTCTATCACCAGCAACTGCACCGAGCAGGTTTGACAATGGCACCTCTAGAAGCAGCTTAA
- a CDS encoding FAD-dependent oxidoreductase, which yields MKGRHKVAYSLTSLISLNLISSLVAFNGTMAAPTSPTNTSPTPKAIATVSRTPDKTVNCEILVVGGGLSGAATAYEGLLAGRTVCLTEITDWLGGQISSQGTSALDERPTQRALKFYSRGYMELRNRIGRKYGELNPGDCWVSDSCFLPRDAHTILVQMLKDAEKQGKGKLQWFPNTVIKDLEIATDGKIINGAIAIQHQPPKGAPPLNTFTLSQSIEDSYSYENSSRFTKTIIRFLPKADKGDALKWYVVDASETGEIIALADVPYRLGIDALSYLEPSASSTNNDPYCPQGFTYTFAMEATKEPQPQTMPPFYPQYAPYFSYELKRLANFDLVFTYRRILSPNKGKPEKFGGVSFTAPTPGDISMQNWTWGNDYRPGTAQDNLIYSRQQLESTGQLKSGGWMGGLRTETLRKAEENALSFYYWLVAGTTDSQLGEGVKQQQSSNRYVSGLNSPMGTVHGLSKYPYMREGRRIIGRPSWGQPGGFGIWEIDISRRDYNDKYYSQTLPADMYRRLRAALAGLEAVSVIEGKVPPEKAMRRTRSTIFPDAVGIGHYAIDFHPCMVNSPPEAPGNTERPGERRGAGLAYPFQIALRAMIPQKIDNLLVGGKSIATSHIAAAAYRVHSFEWSSGAAAGTVASFAIKNAIAPYQLVDDLPKQEPQLEALKRLLEQNGNPTAFPDTSIFNENWDNWR from the coding sequence ATGAAGGGTAGACACAAAGTAGCTTATAGCTTGACATCGCTGATCAGTCTTAATTTAATATCTAGTTTAGTTGCATTTAATGGAACGATGGCTGCGCCAACGTCTCCGACGAACACATCGCCAACGCCAAAGGCGATCGCCACAGTATCGAGAACCCCAGATAAAACTGTCAACTGCGAGATTTTAGTTGTGGGTGGTGGACTATCCGGTGCCGCCACAGCTTACGAGGGGTTACTAGCCGGACGAACGGTTTGTCTCACGGAAATTACCGACTGGCTGGGAGGACAAATTTCTTCTCAAGGGACATCTGCGTTAGATGAACGCCCAACTCAGCGTGCCCTCAAATTCTATTCTCGCGGCTACATGGAATTGCGAAACCGGATTGGGCGTAAATACGGTGAACTTAATCCCGGTGACTGTTGGGTAAGTGACTCCTGCTTTCTTCCCCGCGATGCTCACACAATTTTGGTTCAGATGCTCAAAGATGCCGAGAAGCAAGGCAAAGGGAAGTTGCAATGGTTTCCCAACACGGTAATTAAGGATTTGGAAATCGCTACTGATGGCAAAATAATTAATGGTGCGATCGCAATCCAACATCAACCACCAAAAGGCGCACCACCTCTCAATACTTTTACTTTATCTCAAAGTATTGAAGATTCTTATAGCTACGAAAACTCATCTCGATTTACCAAAACTATTATCCGTTTCCTTCCCAAGGCAGATAAAGGGGATGCTCTTAAATGGTATGTCGTAGACGCGAGCGAAACTGGAGAAATTATCGCCCTTGCTGATGTCCCCTACCGATTGGGTATTGATGCCCTTTCTTACCTAGAACCTTCTGCTTCTAGCACCAATAACGACCCTTATTGCCCTCAAGGCTTTACCTACACCTTTGCAATGGAGGCAACTAAGGAACCGCAACCGCAGACGATGCCCCCATTCTATCCACAATACGCACCATATTTTAGCTATGAATTAAAGCGACTGGCTAACTTTGACTTAGTTTTCACCTATCGTCGCATTTTGAGTCCAAATAAAGGAAAACCAGAAAAATTCGGTGGTGTAAGTTTTACTGCTCCTACACCAGGGGACATCTCCATGCAAAACTGGACTTGGGGTAACGATTACCGCCCTGGAACAGCCCAAGATAACCTAATTTACAGTCGCCAACAATTAGAAAGTACTGGGCAGTTAAAATCAGGGGGCTGGATGGGAGGATTGCGAACAGAAACCCTCCGTAAAGCTGAGGAAAATGCCCTATCTTTCTATTACTGGTTGGTAGCTGGGACTACAGATTCCCAACTGGGGGAGGGTGTAAAGCAGCAGCAAAGCAGTAACCGCTATGTTTCCGGGCTAAATTCTCCGATGGGGACAGTACATGGTTTATCGAAATATCCCTATATGCGCGAAGGACGGCGGATCATTGGACGCCCCAGTTGGGGGCAACCTGGTGGCTTTGGTATTTGGGAAATTGATATTTCTCGCCGAGATTATAACGATAAGTATTACTCCCAGACTCTGCCAGCAGATATGTATCGGAGGCTACGAGCAGCACTTGCAGGTTTGGAAGCAGTATCAGTAATTGAAGGTAAAGTCCCACCCGAAAAAGCAATGCGACGGACTCGTTCTACCATCTTCCCCGATGCTGTGGGTATTGGTCACTATGCTATAGATTTCCATCCTTGTATGGTGAATAGTCCCCCAGAAGCCCCTGGTAATACAGAACGTCCAGGTGAAAGGCGTGGTGCAGGTCTTGCTTATCCCTTTCAAATTGCTTTGAGGGCGATGATTCCGCAGAAAATTGATAATTTGCTGGTAGGTGGCAAAAGTATTGCTACTAGTCATATTGCTGCTGCTGCCTATCGAGTCCATTCCTTTGAATGGTCATCTGGCGCAGCTGCGGGAACTGTTGCTAGTTTTGCCATCAAAAATGCGATCGCACCCTACCAATTAGTCGATGACTTACCCAAACAAGAGCCACAACTGGAAGCACTCAAACGGCTTTTGGAACAAAATGGCAACCCCACAGCCTTCCCCGATACATCCATTTTTAACGAAAACTGGGATAATTGGCGGTAG
- a CDS encoding M16 family metallopeptidase yields the protein MTTLLQKSPIHRTVLNNGIVVLVAENPAADIIAARIFVRAGSCNENREQAGLAHLLSAVMTKGCDGLSSLEIAEKVESVGASLSADAGTDYFLLSFKTVTSDFGEILTLAGRILRSPTFPETQVELERRLALQDIRSQKEQPFNVAFEQMRQVMYQNHPYSMSVLGDETTMSSLTRADLVDYHQTYFRPDNVVISIAGRVTATDAAALVEEVFADWQAPAQALPILNLPEIKVEPQVRVKPIQTQQSIVMLGYLGTSVSSVDYAALKLLCTYLGNGLSSRLFVELREKRGLAYEVSAFYSTRLFPASFVVYMGTAPENTSIALEGLRTEVDLLSTTEVSESALKAAKNKILGQYALGKQTNGQIAQIYGWYEILGLGIDFDTKFQELIAAVSAQDAIASACKYLKEPYLSLVGQEEAINRAIA from the coding sequence ATGACAACCTTGCTGCAAAAATCGCCTATCCATCGTACTGTATTGAACAATGGCATTGTAGTGCTGGTGGCAGAAAATCCTGCTGCGGATATTATTGCGGCGCGAATTTTTGTGCGTGCTGGTAGTTGTAACGAAAACCGGGAGCAAGCAGGGTTGGCACATTTGCTCTCAGCAGTGATGACAAAGGGATGCGATGGTCTTTCTAGTTTGGAAATTGCAGAAAAAGTCGAGTCTGTAGGAGCGAGTTTGAGTGCAGATGCTGGCACTGATTATTTTCTGCTATCTTTCAAAACTGTAACATCCGATTTTGGAGAAATTTTAACATTAGCAGGGCGGATTTTGCGATCGCCTACTTTTCCCGAAACTCAAGTGGAACTAGAACGGCGTTTAGCACTCCAGGATATTCGTTCCCAAAAAGAGCAACCATTTAATGTCGCCTTTGAACAAATGCGGCAGGTAATGTACCAAAATCATCCATACTCCATGTCGGTGCTGGGGGATGAAACCACCATGAGTAGCTTAACTCGTGCGGATTTAGTGGATTATCACCAAACTTATTTTCGTCCAGATAATGTAGTAATTAGTATTGCTGGTAGAGTCACAGCCACAGATGCAGCAGCGTTGGTGGAAGAAGTTTTTGCTGATTGGCAAGCGCCAGCCCAAGCACTACCAATACTGAATTTACCTGAGATTAAGGTGGAACCACAGGTAAGGGTTAAGCCAATACAAACACAACAATCAATCGTGATGCTTGGGTATTTGGGAACATCGGTGAGTTCTGTTGATTACGCCGCACTGAAGTTACTGTGTACCTACTTGGGAAATGGGCTTTCTAGTCGCTTGTTTGTCGAATTGCGGGAAAAGCGCGGTTTAGCTTATGAAGTATCCGCCTTTTACTCCACAAGGCTATTTCCAGCCTCGTTTGTGGTTTACATGGGTACAGCACCAGAAAATACCAGCATTGCCCTAGAAGGACTGCGTACAGAAGTAGATTTATTGTCTACCACCGAAGTATCAGAAAGCGCACTCAAAGCTGCCAAAAACAAGATACTGGGGCAGTACGCCTTAGGTAAACAAACGAACGGGCAAATTGCTCAGATATACGGGTGGTATGAAATTTTGGGTTTAGGAATTGATTTTGATACAAAGTTCCAAGAATTGATTGCGGCTGTGAGTGCCCAGGATGCCATCGCTTCAGCTTGTAAGTATTTAAAAGAGCCTTACTTGTCTTTAGTTGGTCAAGAAGAAGCAATTAATCGAGCGATCGCATAA
- a CDS encoding slr1957 family protein, giving the protein MMNHYSLQWIEAWCQENGWTDLFVERRNNFWAFPPGGVMPEPIPVHVLRVIKAEKGLTFEERLWSMSAVIGTILAVLCTFWLQSPMPLVLAFAFNAVTVAQFELEDA; this is encoded by the coding sequence ATGATGAATCATTACTCACTTCAATGGATTGAGGCATGGTGCCAAGAAAATGGCTGGACAGATTTATTTGTAGAGCGACGTAACAACTTCTGGGCTTTCCCTCCGGGTGGGGTAATGCCGGAACCAATTCCAGTTCACGTTCTCAGAGTGATTAAAGCCGAGAAGGGATTGACTTTTGAAGAACGATTGTGGTCGATGTCCGCAGTAATTGGCACAATCCTAGCTGTTCTCTGTACCTTTTGGTTGCAGTCACCAATGCCATTAGTTTTGGCTTTCGCTTTTAACGCCGTTACGGTGGCTCAATTTGAACTTGAAGATGCCTAA
- a CDS encoding Uma2 family endonuclease: protein MVRTALKSITLVEFLKLPETKPASEYIDGQIIQKPMPQGKHSTIRGEMICTVNLTVKPKRIARAFPELRCTFGRKSIVPDISVFTWQRIPRDKNGKVANVFQAAPDWTIEILSPDQRQTKVTKNILHCLNYETQMGWLIDPEEQTVFVYIRNQQPVMLDELEALLPVPDFASELRLTVGDLFSWLLE, encoded by the coding sequence ATGGTACGGACAGCATTAAAAAGCATAACTTTAGTAGAGTTTCTGAAGCTACCAGAAACTAAGCCGGCTAGTGAATATATTGATGGTCAAATTATTCAAAAGCCTATGCCACAGGGGAAGCACAGTACAATCCGAGGTGAAATGATTTGCACTGTCAACTTAACGGTCAAGCCCAAGCGAATTGCTCGTGCTTTTCCAGAACTGCGGTGTACTTTTGGTAGAAAATCAATAGTGCCAGATATTTCTGTATTTACTTGGCAAAGAATTCCTCGTGATAAAAATGGTAAAGTTGCCAACGTATTCCAAGCAGCTCCCGATTGGACTATCGAGATTCTATCACCTGACCAAAGACAAACGAAAGTTACAAAAAATATTCTGCATTGCCTGAATTATGAAACACAAATGGGTTGGCTGATTGATCCAGAAGAACAAACGGTATTTGTGTACATCCGCAATCAACAGCCAGTTATGTTGGATGAATTAGAAGCTTTACTCCCTGTCCCAGATTTTGCAAGTGAGTTGAGGCTAACGGTGGGAGATTTATTTAGTTGGCTGTTAGAGTAA
- a CDS encoding phage holin family protein, translating to MQHFLLTWLGTAVALLITSKIVDGFIVNNFVVALVAAGVIGLVNAFIRPILRLLTFPITLLTFGLFTFVINALTLWLASAITPGSGFEIRGFLPALLGSIVLAIVSSVINYFLRVVD from the coding sequence ATGCAACACTTTTTATTAACTTGGCTCGGTACTGCGGTGGCGTTATTGATAACTTCTAAAATCGTTGATGGCTTCATTGTCAATAATTTTGTTGTAGCTCTTGTTGCCGCAGGGGTTATCGGGCTAGTTAATGCTTTTATCAGACCAATTTTACGTCTTTTGACATTTCCGATTACCTTACTCACGTTTGGTTTATTTACATTTGTGATCAACGCCTTAACTCTTTGGCTGGCAAGTGCTATAACTCCTGGTTCTGGTTTTGAGATTCGGGGCTTTTTACCTGCTTTGTTAGGTTCCATTGTGCTAGCTATTGTTTCTAGCGTAATTAACTATTTTTTGAGAGTTGTTGACTAG
- a CDS encoding cobalamin biosynthesis protein: MNKEIHQVQQILWVGIGCKRGTSWQLIDQAIEQTFRENQLFQSAIAGFATIDTKASEVGLVKLCNLRNLPLKTFSAQILSCVCVPNPATITGHKVGTPSVAEAAAILAATQTPLLTTSPFNSTEALGVRFLVPKQIFQLEGQPGAVTLAVAQASNISITID; encoded by the coding sequence TTGAATAAGGAAATACACCAAGTACAACAGATTTTATGGGTAGGAATCGGTTGTAAACGGGGAACCTCATGGCAGTTGATTGATCAAGCAATTGAGCAAACATTTCGAGAAAATCAACTTTTTCAAAGTGCGATCGCAGGTTTTGCTACCATTGACACTAAAGCCTCAGAAGTTGGTTTAGTAAAACTTTGTAACCTACGCAATTTGCCCCTAAAAACTTTTTCTGCCCAAATCCTTAGCTGTGTCTGTGTCCCCAACCCTGCCACAATTACCGGCCACAAAGTAGGTACACCTAGCGTAGCGGAGGCAGCTGCTATTCTTGCAGCTACTCAAACCCCATTGTTGACTACTTCCCCTTTTAACAGTACAGAAGCATTGGGAGTAAGGTTCTTAGTTCCTAAACAGATTTTCCAGCTAGAAGGGCAACCAGGAGCGGTAACGCTAGCTGTTGCCCAAGCCTCAAATATAAGTATTACAATTGATTAA
- a CDS encoding DUF2103 domain-containing protein: MGKPTADSLRAASQKAGRLVWNHSTHLDGLIPILERLCQQDNIQTVTPGVIGRAKGHCPKMQLRVSVPIRGGYKVIARQGKTVQEVFILTPLAQSELETALAIAMK, translated from the coding sequence ATGGGCAAACCCACCGCAGATTCTCTCCGAGCGGCTTCGCAAAAAGCTGGCAGGCTGGTTTGGAATCACTCGACCCACCTTGATGGTCTCATCCCCATTTTAGAACGTCTTTGTCAGCAGGACAACATCCAAACTGTGACGCCGGGAGTGATTGGGCGGGCAAAAGGCCATTGCCCGAAAATGCAACTGCGCGTTTCAGTACCGATTCGCGGCGGCTATAAAGTAATTGCACGGCAGGGGAAGACGGTACAAGAGGTCTTTATTTTAACCCCTTTGGCGCAGTCAGAATTGGAAACGGCATTAGCGATCGCTATGAAATAA
- a CDS encoding peptidoglycan-binding domain-containing protein → MQSSLTASILSYLKLLDPTVNRCRMEKRPKGWWAKRSKSFSAIEILLFSTTPLLIASTAVVSIAAPQKIAQVNPGDSINRPILKVGSQGERVSELQAALKLLGFYSGAVDGTYSENTASAVSRFKQAAGLNPDGIVDGSTWQRLFPNQPVAASTIPSSQPRLNSANNFPVPTQASNVSNVVNSNPPRQAATQVPTNPEPRPTTPKKAVRQGATSPEPRPATPKKATTSSTRKTPNRTTSTTRTQSTTRTRQTTGTQPNTTTKRTPGIQYTSEGLPILRIGLRGSEVVKLQQQLKKLGFLKGDADGDFGQTTEAAVKAAQKRYGLEADGVVGGSTWEVLLRR, encoded by the coding sequence ATGCAAAGCAGCCTGACAGCAAGTATTTTGAGTTACTTAAAATTACTAGACCCAACTGTAAATCGCTGTAGGATGGAAAAACGGCCAAAAGGTTGGTGGGCAAAGAGGTCTAAATCTTTCTCAGCCATTGAAATACTCTTGTTCTCCACTACGCCCTTGCTTATTGCCTCAACGGCTGTAGTATCAATAGCAGCGCCACAAAAAATTGCTCAAGTAAATCCTGGAGATAGCATCAACCGCCCTATCCTCAAAGTTGGTAGCCAAGGCGAACGCGTATCTGAGCTTCAGGCAGCTCTGAAACTTTTGGGTTTTTATTCTGGTGCTGTAGATGGTACATATAGTGAGAATACAGCCAGTGCTGTTTCCCGGTTTAAACAAGCTGCTGGCTTAAATCCAGATGGTATTGTTGATGGCAGCACTTGGCAACGACTTTTCCCTAATCAACCAGTAGCAGCATCAACCATCCCTTCATCCCAGCCAAGATTGAACTCAGCTAATAATTTTCCTGTTCCAACCCAGGCTAGCAATGTCAGCAACGTTGTAAATTCCAATCCTCCAAGACAAGCTGCAACACAAGTTCCGACTAACCCTGAACCAAGACCTACTACCCCAAAAAAAGCCGTAAGACAAGGTGCGACCAGCCCTGAGCCAAGACCTGCTACCCCAAAAAAAGCTACAACTTCAAGCACACGGAAAACGCCGAATCGTACTACATCAACTACTCGAACTCAGTCAACTACACGCACTAGGCAAACTACTGGAACTCAGCCAAACACAACTACTAAGCGAACCCCTGGTATTCAATACACCTCAGAAGGATTGCCAATTTTGCGTATAGGATTACGTGGTTCTGAAGTTGTTAAATTGCAACAACAATTGAAAAAGCTTGGTTTCTTGAAAGGCGATGCCGATGGAGACTTTGGCCAGACAACCGAAGCAGCTGTGAAAGCTGCACAAAAGCGCTATGGTTTAGAAGCTGACGGTGTAGTTGGTGGCTCTACATGGGAGGTTCTTTTGCGGCGTTAG